Part of the bacterium genome, CTCGACGAGACTTGTGGACTCGACGAAGCCGCGCCAATCCATCGCGCCGAGCAGGCGGAGGCTGCCGATGCTGTTGCTGATCGAGACCTGGTCGGCGGCCTGCCGCTGGCTCTCCGCCTGCACCAGTTGCTCGATCGTCAGACCCGATTCGGAGAGCCGCTGCTCGATCCACGTCAACGGCAGGGCCAAGGCGGAGCCACGGCCCTTCAGGCGGCGCGCGAGCTCCGCGACGAAGGCGCCGACCATCGGCGGATCCGAGTGCGCCATGTCCGCGATCACCAGGATCAGGCTCTTCGGATCCTTCTCGGCGGTCTCCGTCATTTGGTCCGCCCACGAATCGGCGAGGTCCCGCTCGGCCCATCCGGCCGCGATGCGCACGCCGGCGCGGCGGAGGTTCTCGATCAGGGCCAGACGCAGCATGATCGGGATCGCCCACAACTCGCCGAGTTTGAGGGGCGTGACGCTCTGGTAGGCCGCCACGAAGCGGCCGAGGGTCTCCGCGTCCACGCGGCCGTCGCCGTGGGCGACCATCTCCAGCGCGATGTCGTACACGCGCGGACGCCCGGCCGACGGCCCGTGCGCCAGACGAGGCAGTTCCCGGCTGTAGCCTTTCGGCAGGTGTCGCCTCGCGGTGCGGATCTGCTCTTCGACGAGATAGAAATTGTCGAGCAGCCATTCCCCGGCCGGCGTTATCGAACGGTTCTTGGCCACCGCCCCCGTGAGCAGGTTGCGCACCTCGAGCAGCACGTTCTCGTTCGCCGCCAGGCGCGCCACGAGCTGGTCCGGCGCGCGGCCCGGCGCCAGCTTGTGCGCGCCCGCGAGGGCCTTGCCGTGCCGCTCCATCTGATCGACGCTGAACAATTCGGAGCGGAGCGGTGTCTCTTCGTCCGGGCGAACGCGGGGCAAGGCGCCGCCGCGACGCCGCACCTTCAGACGTCGCCAGTATCCGCCGAGCTTCGCGCCAGCGTTCACGTTGGCCGCCTTGGTTGACGTGAGACTTCGACTCGCTTCGCATTGTGGTGCCGCCGCAAGTCGCGGATCAAGGAGAGACGCGGGTCGTTTTCGTCCGCGCGAAGACCGCGCGCCCGCGCTGGTCGTCCGCCGGGGCGATCGTTCCGTCGTTCCGCTCGACGCCATCGACGACCGCTCGCGGCGCGACGCGCCGCATCCCCGCGCGGGTGGATTGTCCGCCGTTCGCCCGCGCGCCCGGCACGCCGCCGCCGATGCAGCCGGCGGCGAGGTTCGACTTGTCGTAAGGCGGATCGAGGCGTTGGACCAGCTCGTTCCGCGGCGCACGAGCCGCCGCGCCGCGGCCCGGCCGCCGCGCGCACAACGCGGGGACGGAATCGCGCGACCGTGG contains:
- a CDS encoding ADP-ribosylglycohydrolase family protein; amino-acid sequence: MDGYSRIRGCLLGGAVGNALGAPIERESLAAIRARFGAEGLTDYAPAYGRLGAITADTQVTLFTVEGLIRAMNGGAARGLRGATVARFRPRVVRAAAGPRRGGSCAAERAGPTPRSALRQVEPRRRLHRRRRAGRAGERRTIHPRGDAARRAASGRRWRRAERRNDRPGGRPARARGLRADENDPRLSLIRDLRRHHNAKRVEVSRQPRRPT